AAATCGAGCAAGAACAAGTCACTGTCACCAATGGCGGCGGTTACACCAATCACGTGGTATCCCTCACTTCATCCACCTATGGAGCACTGATGTTGGACAAGGAGAAGGAGCAGCACCTACCCACAGATGAAGATTTCAAAACCGACAAAACATCTCCTCCCAGGAACCGCGAAGAACCGGAAGTGATCAATGCTTGGGAACTCATGGAGGGTCTCGAAGAGGGAGTGCCCATTTCAAATCACCCAAAGAAAAGCCCCAAGTCCACACCTTTCCTTCGTGGGTTCCTCGCTGCTGACACCAAAACCCCATTAAAGTTTCTCAACCAATTTGGATCACCCAAGAGTCTTAAGAAGTTCACAGGGAAGGAGAACAAGGCTCAACAAGGTCAATCCAATGGCGGTGTAAGACGCTTGGATTACAATTTTAGTCCAAAGGGGATCCTCAAACCCTCtaatttttcttctcccttaaaAGGGTCTCCAGTACGTCCTCGAAGAAACAGTTTCGGCAGTGATACGAAGAGGAGGAGTCCTAGCCCTCTGTTTGACCCAGAGCTTCTCGCCTCCTACGAAAAAGAACTCACAGAAGAGGAAGAACAGATCAAGAGAATGGTGTGGGCCACCCCCAAAACCAGAAGAATCAGAAAATCTTTGGACGCACAAACTTTTGTTAACACCTTTGAGGAAAAGTGTCCTCCCAAAGGGGAAAATTGCGTTGTCATTTACACCACCACACTGCGAGGGATCAGAAAGACGTTTGAGGAATGCAATAAGGTTAGGTCCATTGTTGAGTCATATTGCGTGCACGTGATTGAGCGAGACGTGTCAATGGATTCGGGGTTCAAGGAGGAGTTGCGGAAGCTGATGGAGACGAAGCAAGTTAAGGTTCCGGTTGTGTTTGTGAAAGGAAGGTTGGTTGGTGGAGCTGAGGAAGTTGTGAAGTTGGAAGAAGAGGGGAAGTTGGGTGTTCTCTTTGAGGGGATTCCTCAGAAGACTATGGGTGATTGTGAAGGGTGTGGTGGAGTGAGGTTTGTGATGTGTGTGGAGTGTAATGGAAGTTGTAAGGTTTTGGATGAGGAATGCAAGAAGAATGTGAGGTGTGGTGACTGCAATGAGAATGGACTGGTTCAATGTCCTTTGTGTCGTTAAGGTTGTGTGTTCGttggttttggtttttggtATGATTTCTTTCTGATCTTGATTTCTAGGAAAAGAGACAGAACAAACATGGTGTGCGTGTTAGTCGTCTATTTCAGTTGTCATATTTCTAGAATAGGAGTTCTAAAGAGTGTTTTAGTTCTCCCTTCTTGTTTGATTCTTTTGTTGTTGTAGTCTTTTATTTTGGGACACTGGTTGTTCCTTCTCTAATCTAATTCTAATTTACACgttctgctttttttttttcattcattcaatGCAAATTCTTATAGCAAATCTTTAGGGGAAAAATCCATGAGATGGATCAGACTGAAACGATTTACTTAACAGTGTGCTCAAGAATGCAGAAGATCAGAATTAGATTCATTGAAAAGAGAGTCTGAGATTTTGTATGAATGAATAACAGAACTTGTATATATGATCCCCTTATGACATTTCTTGATCAATTATCTCAGTTTCAAAGGAGTTGAAAATGGTAAGGCATGATTATTGAACATATAAAATGGTCAAtcattgaatttttcttttttttttcttcacttgtGCCTTCTGCCTGAagtgttaaaataaaatgatagagAAAAATACACACCAAAATATGCTTCTCATATGTTGATTTCGAGTAAGCTGACCAATTTTACATTGTGAAGTTGACCAAATTGCATCATGAGTGCATGATAACATCGACCTTGGGCCTTCTCAGGCATAGTTTGATTATACTTTTTGGGCTCTAAACTGTTACCAAAAGTTTCATAAGTATTTTTTTGTGACTTTTTCTAAGCTCTATACATTTAGCATGATATAGTAAAAACCAATAAGATGTGTTGGTATTCTGAATTTAGAGTCCAGTCGAGTTACTTTAAAACCAATGTTGAAGTTTGACTGAAAACAATTTTGCCAAAATGCTAACATGTActtaaaatttagtattttaaatttaattcatttgaagtgaaaaatatataaaataaaaaagtaaatatttcagttaaaataaaaatattcttattttcataatttacacgtttcattaatttattataatgtagAAAACATTGAAACCAACGGTAAAGTCATTAAAATCTCATAAAGGCAATGTTTAGGTTATTATTTAAGAGAATGCCGGATCTCATTGATGATATTTGTCTGTTTTCATTATTGTCCGTTGGTGGAATCATTTGCTCACATATTATAGAGAAGGAGAGAACATACCAAAGACAAAGTGAAATAAAAGCAGATGtgaattacaataattttttttcgaaCCACCGTAGGTATGATCCATAGGACACCTGGTAGATCTCAAAcaatatttcaattcatatatttatattgtcgACAACTACTAATGAACATAACAGAATAGATACAAAATGTCAtcccacaatttattttattttatatttatatatttcccTTACATGTGctccttaaaaaaaattcaaaagaaattttttttcacaagttAACTTGCGTatctgtgaaaaaaaaaacattatcgttttattgtataatatttCAATGACTTTCATTTTCATAGAcataaattttatcaacaaagttataattttttttttcacgaaTCTAATATAAATGAATACGAAAACGATATTAGAATTGATACTTATTTGGGTATGGGATCAAACATGAATAATATTCTAAACATGTATGGAGAGGAATATTACCATACCTTGTCTAAAATTTTCGTATTGTCATTCCTAGATTTATTTGGTCatgtaataataacaaaatcacCAATAAAGATTGggatcaataatttttaaaatcacacATTTTTTCcatcttattttaattcaatttaaaatgttttaatttttagtgaTTTCAGATTAAAAACAAGTTAGTTGGAGTGGTGAAAGCAAACCTTTGAGGCCAGGAGGAGGCAGTCCAATTTATCCAGAAGGAAAAGATTTTGGGCGTTACTTCTTGCACGCCATaaatttctttctgcacccaTAAAGATTTTGTTGGACAGCACCGCTCTTCATAGTCCACACAAAGAGTGGGTTAATTGAACAAACAGATAAGAAGTCAATCCAATTTCGAAACATTAAACACATATTTCCCAAAATTATAAGTCTGAATTGGACGAATTATGCACAAAGATTCCTTGAACTTTGAGAGCTTTAACTTGTAAAGTCAAACAAAAAGTGGAGATATATTGCAACATATTTAAACTCTGGAGACTTATTATTGGTGGACATAATAAATTGTTACAGCACCGACTACAAGTTTAATTGGAGTAGACATTTAAGATATTAATTGTAGAAGATGAAAGTCATGCTCTGGTATGAACCGCGTGTACACGCATTACAGAACATAATCTAGTCTCCGACGCTTTCGCTTTCGGTCTTGTTAATGTAATGTTACGGTTGGTTTTAActgttgatttattttaaatagtttcaaCAAGGGCGTCTAAAATTATCTTATTGAAGAATTGCGTGTGTGAAGGGAAGGTTTTTCAACCTTGTGGTCTTCTTCAAGGTTCTTAGTCACCCCGGTCAAAACCTGCAGAGTCTAActtaaacaaatataagaaaCCAAAAAGTTTGTTTTAAGGTGTAATGTAGAAAATTAGGGCAGCTACAGCTAGAAAGCATGATTGAATGGGAAGTTTGGGTGGAAAAGCGTTGAATTGAATCACGTGTTATGGGGTTTGACATTTGAGCCATTTAAGATAAGAGAGGCTTGCCAGTGCCTCACCATATCATTCTCCTTTGACGTTATTCTAACCATGTGGATCGATATTTCCAAATTCTAACTCCAGTTACACCTTCTATCACGCTCATTCTACCATAAACATTAACCTATCACTTCATGCTGAGATAAgatttcaccttcaactctcatATTTTCCGTcccatccaataaaaaaatcactaCACCTATCATGCATTTGATTTCAAACGCAAATTCTAGAATTGCTACGACTCCAAACACGTtctcttaataaaaaataaacgtaTTTAATAACATTCTCTTACAGGAGATCTTCTTAATCTATAGCAAgtaaaaaagatttaataaattaaaaatggtttCTTCCATTCGTAGTAAGGTTATTATTCAGACAGTAATAGgaagaattaattaaaaacgaGAGGTAAAGATTCAAACCTTGGAATATATATCCTCCGTGGACGATGATTGAATTCAATAATTCATGAAAACTCTGCATTATGTAGCGTGTAGTCTTCCTCAACAACATGGGATTGAGAACAGTAAAGCTACACCCATgcttaataattttgtttaatcgCAAAGTGGAGGAAGCCTCCACGCATGCACCGTTGGACGATTCAtacaattattgaaaatatacaTAATCTGCCCAATTCAAACAGACAAAACCACTCATGACTCGTGTGTATTTACAGAACTTTGTGGCTACAAAATAGAGTGAGAAAAACACCAACCAACCCAGTAAATTCATTCAACCACAGCAGTACAAAAACCAAACAGTAGAAGTAACAACTGAAAACTTTTCCACGCGCCACGTCACCCCCGGAAGCACTCTCCACACGCCTGGGTCCCGCACAAAAAGACTCacatttttataacatttttttcatcaattgcTTACACCCGAGGGCATAGGGCCCCACTTCGTGGTTGCCCCCGCCGGATGGTTTACTCCGACCAATCCTATCGCGGCACGTGGCCTTCGGAATCACCTACTCCCCATGACTCAGACCTTCTTCCAGACGCGAACCGCATCATGCCACCCAAACCGGGCGGTTCGCTCTCCGACACGCTGTTTCGCGACACGGTGATTGAGTCCTCGAACGATGCGTCGTTCACGCTCGACGTGCTGTCCCGCGCTTTCAAATTAACTGCAACGCTCTTCGTCACGACATTAGTATCGGGTTTCCGGTCCGGCTTTTCCTTTCGACCGGACCGAAAAATCGCACGAAAGCTCTCGAAAAAACCGTGTTTCTTTCCGTTTCTGTTCGGTTTCTCTTTTGTAAGCGTACCCTGGGAATCCTTCCGGGGACATACCAGCTTGCGATTTCGATCGCGCTTGGATCTGACTCTTCCCATGCAAGAGACTTTCGGCGAAGACGGTTCCACGAACCCGGACTCCGACTTTCCGACGGAAACGCTGCGTTTCGGGAACAACCTGGTGTTGCCAGGTTTGTGGTTGCGGCGGTTCTTGGCGTCGACGAAGGAGGTTTTCTGAGGCTTGGGTAAGCCAATGATGGTGGAAGCCTTGGACTTGAAATTGAGAGAGAAGCGCTGAGAGTTGTTGTTAGAGCTTGTGCCAGGGTTGATGTTGAGGTTGAGGTTTGTGGAAGTTGAATTGGCCTTGGTCGATTCCTTGCGCTCGTAGACGGCGTTGCGGTTCCACCAGTCGTATTCCTCGTCCCTGGAGAGACAGAAGGACTCCGGCGGAGAATCCGGGTGGGGCTCCGGTGGATCCGTGGCGTGGTCGCCGGCGAGAGTCTCGCACGCGATTTTCCGATCGCTGGATCCGCCGGCGCACGCTGAGACCAGTGTTTCCACCTGTAGCATTTGTGAAGCCCGAAATGAAATGTTTACTGAGAGGGAGAAAAACAGAGGCGCAGGTAGTGCGGAGGAGTTAAGGAAATTGTTGAGGATGTGTTGTGACTTTGTGATGTGGTTGTGTaaaggagagagaaaatgagTATATATAATTTGGAGGGAGAGAGTTTCAACGTGACTAGTCAGCTATTACTGTAGAtggtttttgtttggttttaaaTTTCCTAATGCCAACTCTACATCTTCAATCATAAAAAccattttaaatcatttatatcatttttttattgcattttatCCAACCTCATGGATAAACTCATAACATTGATCAGGTTGTTGCATTTACTGCTCCatgtttgaatattaaatatcaatattactTTCGTGTTAagttttttagaatttaattgaatttttttttatatgtttagtttagtgtaaaaatttgattttgagttttaaaaaattaaataatttattcaaaaatctATTACTAtctttatctcttctttttaaaatatttgaacaCAAATCACACTCCTTcaaaagtatggactaaaatacacTGGATATTTTGAGAAGGTTCTACTACAATGATCTTACTACTGTATTTGGATAGAAGTGTATCAGTATGACACTCTTTCTAGACTTAAATATAAGTAGTAAAAATCTCATTaacaataaattcaaatatttgatGATATCATCTTCCAAACATCGTTGCTTAATTGAGCTTTCATTTCTTTACGGTATGAATCACATATATTATAGGTAACATATATTTAGTGAACGTAATATAGCGGAGTCAAACTTTATATCACTTATTATACTTAAATAGCTTCATGCCATTATATTCCAGAgatatagattttattttccatatgaaTTTAAGAAAGccacttttaaaatgaaatgagTAAATTAAACAACagtttaatatttgtatttatattgaAGATTGcatgagagaaataaaaaatgaagaaaaagacgAGGATGAGGAAGAAAAGCATCTTTTTTTGAGGTGGTCAAAAGTATACGAAAGCAATGGCGAAACTAAACGCAACGCAACGCATAGTCAGAGTCTACGCCCTTGGTTTTGAATTTGGTTGTTTTAAAAGAGTGGGTTACATATTTTAACTTAACCTATAactctttatttgtttttattagttCCATAAAGTCCTACCTTCTATTCTtgcttcttttcctttttcacctTCAAcaccttcatcttctttcatttcaatatatatatatatatattgttgtcgAAATGGGTTGTAATCTCTGACTCAATCCCGCCTACTATAGGTTTGAACCGggttgaatttgaaaaaaatataatttttttatacgggTTAATTTTCAACCTGACTCGCTTAGCACTCGGCTCacgcgggttgaacccgtggtgagccgagttaactcaccaacccacctaatttaatttaattatttattattttttgtttcaatattattagttagcattttttattatgttgtaGATGggataaaaaaagatgtttcaagagagaaaaatattataagtttatctattcaagactataatattataaatggccaagtgatacaaaaattatcaaaattaaaaatttatttgttcgtcttttgtgcttattttttggattacgcttggattgtatgatatttgttttttttaattgttttggagtttaacatcattttagagtgaaatttatttaaatttgaattaaaaaaattataatatttttattttaaaaaacttataattaagccGGTGAGTCAACCTGTGATGGGCCGAATCAGATTCGAATTTTTTCGGTTTGCTAATAAGTGAATCAGGTTGGGTTAACTCAGTGACCAACCTATGGTAGATCGAGCCGGATTATCGTTTTGAGAGCTCTAACTATATATGAAACTTAGGTATTATAATTCttattcaaaatttcatttcttcGATTCATCAAGCTATCTTTACAATATCAACATGTTCACATGGATATGTACGCACCTGAGAGAACACGTTACGTTATGGTTCTATTTTAAGTCATACTAATACTCATTTCTCTCTCTCATCcaccattatttttatatgatcaTATATACATGCTACCAACTCATTCTAATAAACCAAACAATACAAAATCAATATGTTTGTATATAATTGgataactattaaataaaaaattgaaccaAAATCACGACTGAGATTATTACATGCATCTAGATTTCGTATGTGATATgaattactaattatttttcttattttgcttCCGATAGGAAACTAGTTATGAGTCTTTATATATAATGGGTTCATTTCatctttactttattttgttcaaatttgGTATAGGATCGTTTAGCTCAATTCAAACCTAATCAGATTAAGACTGAAAACAACTTCGACTCAACTTTTAATTTTCCAACGCATGTTAACttgaatattttcttaaactaaAGTTTTCGAGTATTTATATGAAATCATGTTTTacaagttaaataaataaaatcaacatCCTACAAAGttgtttttatgtattatatGTAAGTAATggcatacatttatattttttttataaatgtaatcGAAACAAGATTATAAACATCTAATTAGACGTCACTGATAAGATGCCTAATTTGTTGTTTAAATGAAAGTTTCGTGTCTGCATTTAGTAACATGATGCATTTTATCATGATTTTTAAGGGTCCTTTAATTTCAAGAATAACTAATTTGAGACCTTGAACATAATGAAACCAACGTCTCATATTCAAGTGTTTATGACCTATGATAAAAATAGATTGAATAAGGTATTGTAAAAAACTACATACAAAAATCGAAACCAAAACATAATATATCTCGCTTAATAACTTATCTTTCATTTTCACTCTTCTAAGTTGTTTTTGAATTATTGTGTTTAAACGAAATTATTTGATGGAATGTAATTTGACTCATTTGAGTTGTTATGGGATGATGTTGAGACAACATGATGCGtaaaattagtaattattagATAAATTTGCGACAAATCACTTCATTGCATATTAGATGAAATATATTAAAGGGGACAATTTTCCAAcattatgtgtgtgtgtgtgtgtgtatatatatatatatatatatatatataatggagtaaaattagattgaaaattaaaattttacaaagaactatattttaaaaagttcttgcaataaatttgtttattaaataaatttaacagattaaCTACATTAAcatatagttatattttaacGGATAAGGCCTGgatgatttttgaattttttttccttaaaactCTTCAGTTTCGTTATTAAAAATTTAGTCGTTGCATTTCTTAATGAAAAtggaaatttaaatataaattggtttgaattttttttcaaaatgagtTCTATGGAATTTATGTAAGCAATAATGGTAAACCAACCAAACaatgatatttaatattaaattttgtacgCGAAATAATTAAAAGGAAGCGTAAGTTGCTCCTTTTGAGGGCCCAATTATGAATGATATGtgttgtaatttattataacaaGAAAAGAACATATTTTCCTTTTGAGAAATGAATTCTGTCTCTACTATTAGTCTCCAACGCTAAACCAAACGAGCATTAACTTATGGATTAGGTGAATGATGAGGTGAACCAAGacttatattattatgttaattccaccaaatttttagtataatattgGCTATATACAATTGCAAGcatttcattaatatatattaaatatatcttaACAATTACCCATTATATTGACGTGCATGACGAAAGTACTTGAAGCTCTCcgtataataatttaatagtatTAAAGAGTGTCGTTGATTGAAAAAGATAACAGGGTAAAGATGTCCACAAAAATACTTATACATTTAAATCAATCTCAAgtgggaaaagaaaataaattaaatatatcgAAAATCAGATATGAGGTCGAGTTTTTTTAATGGATTTATTTACaatataatgttaatttaaattattctaatttttttttattataaattaaaataagagtcTTAATTTCATACAAGAAGTTaaatattaaagattaaaattataaacttattatattaagattttaGATTGAATATTGTGTGATTTATTTATCTGTAttagatttatgttttatttgtattatattttgtctgtgattttttttaaaagattcaTTAATGGTATCAAATTGAATTAAGGACTTTCGTTGGTTATCAATTAAAACGAGTCTCTTTCAAAAgtctttctaataaaaaaaataaaatgaacatatCCTTTATCATATAAAGATAATCGTGTTTAATTCAAGAGTTAGGAAGGAagaatacaataaattaattttgttaatgtttTATACCTTTTAGGATCTTCTTTTAATGACTTATTACTTGTAAAgcatattcaaaaaatattttttaatgattttatgatttaaaagatatttatattaattagtatTGAAAATGTGAtggaaatatattaaaatatgtttctttCATGAAAATTATAACGGATTTATTTTTGCATGACGTGTGAAAGTCAGTTGTTAgctgaagaaaacaaaaatgtaacgAAACGTtatattagtaaaattaaatggtatgacttttataatttatgtttttaattattatcttttttgtgcgtaaaatacaatttaaataaaacacaatgaaCCATTACAAAATTAGCAACAGATTAATAAAAACTTGATATAACTTTGTGACTATTCTTTAcattaataaattcaaaatttaaagtaaaatatattaactaaaGTGGTTTAAGAtcatatataattcaaaaattgatGAAATGAATTTGCTTTAGGTGTCAGCACagttaaaatgttaaaatttacagTGATATGtaacatgattttatttaaaatgaaaggGGTTAAAAATGTAAAGCAGGTTTGAGAAAATGGCAGTGTATTTTGTCTTGGTTTCTTTTATTAGGTTGGTTGGAACTTGGAACTTGATGGTTTGGGATAGTTTTGAGGTTTAAACTGTTACAGATTATGTAGTGTCACCAATTGAAAGACTGAAACCGACAACTTTCCTCAAAGTGCTCAAACGTTGCTGTGCTgtccttttccttcttcttgaGTCATTTGTTCTTTAGCTTAATCAATAGCTGGgcctctcttttattttataaactataaatttataatattttttctttgttttcaatAATATCTTCCAACTCAAATAGAGACAAAGTTTGCaggaaatatttaaatagtcCAAGTTCCTCCCAAATGTACCTTCTAGACCATCCTTACATTATTCACATTAATAAAGTAGTCAACAAatagtatataatttatattatataaattatcatatagtataaatatatgtaatttcAAAGTTTGTTAAAACATTAGGTATGCTTGCGAATCTGTGAGTAATCAAAAGGAAGATGTGATACAAGAGTTAAAAGTGTAGAAAGAGAACACAAATACAATAATACTAACCCCAGAAGCATAGGAAGACAGATTTATAAGAGTATATGATATGATAACACGATGGATAAGTTATAATATTGTAGTACATACATtgtaacaaattaaataaagataatcaTACGCTtacttaaatgatattttttttcgtTAGAATTACATATAGTTTTCCAAAAATTAAGTTctgatttataaattttacaaaaaactATATATCTTATATAATTGTCttgtaatttattaattatatgtttaattaagttttaagtctttaaatttttgtcgtatattaaatgcttaaaattttgtatacattctaattgaatatttattatttaatttctttccgttaattaaataatataactattattttgtttctgtcatcttattttattatcttttcatgttaaaaatacaattttttgaatataaaacaataaagtcttttgtcattttatattaattataatattttatttatcacaaaatttacattttttaacgaGACAAAGGAACACAAttacagataaaaaaataactgtatcatttaaataaacaaaaagaaataaagacactcaattgaaaatttcacgaaattttagtacttggaaaaaataaaacttaaattaatattttttaaacatcattatctttaatcatatatatttcaaaataaatatctattatttattacatGTTTCTAAAATATTGGATAGGACAACATAGTACGAGTCATGCTGTCTAAAAGttcgtaaaataaaatatagacaaattaagtattttagtttttgCTTTGTCTCGTCTCACATAACTCGCAATCTAGACTAACAACAAGTTGatcttcattttataaatttgtataactTGTAATGACTTAAATTCCAAAAATTAAACACACCAATAAAATGTGTGTTTTTCTAAACAACttctttatttacattttttttttctaatacatcataaaataattttcttattagtGTACAATACATATAAAAGTAGTTCCCTTGTTCAG
This sequence is a window from Vigna angularis cultivar LongXiaoDou No.4 chromosome 2, ASM1680809v1, whole genome shotgun sequence. Protein-coding genes within it:
- the LOC108328046 gene encoding uncharacterized protein At3g28850 codes for the protein MGCVSSKLVKKEIEQEQVTVTNGGGYTNHVVSLTSSTYGALMLDKEKEQHLPTDEDFKTDKTSPPRNREEPEVINAWELMEGLEEGVPISNHPKKSPKSTPFLRGFLAADTKTPLKFLNQFGSPKSLKKFTGKENKAQQGQSNGGVRRLDYNFSPKGILKPSNFSSPLKGSPVRPRRNSFGSDTKRRSPSPLFDPELLASYEKELTEEEEQIKRMVWATPKTRRIRKSLDAQTFVNTFEEKCPPKGENCVVIYTTTLRGIRKTFEECNKVRSIVESYCVHVIERDVSMDSGFKEELRKLMETKQVKVPVVFVKGRLVGGAEEVVKLEEEGKLGVLFEGIPQKTMGDCEGCGGVRFVMCVECNGSCKVLDEECKKNVRCGDCNENGLVQCPLCR
- the LOC108328230 gene encoding uncharacterized protein LOC108328230, with amino-acid sequence MLQVETLVSACAGGSSDRKIACETLAGDHATDPPEPHPDSPPESFCLSRDEEYDWWNRNAVYERKESTKANSTSTNLNLNINPGTSSNNNSQRFSLNFKSKASTIIGLPKPQKTSFVDAKNRRNHKPGNTRLFPKRSVSVGKSESGFVEPSSPKVSCMGRVRSKRDRNRKLVCPRKDSQGTLTKEKPNRNGKKHGFFESFRAIFRSGRKEKPDRKPDTNVVTKSVAVNLKARDSTSSVNDASFEDSITVSRNSVSESEPPGLGGMMRFASGRRSESWGVGDSEGHVPR